Proteins encoded within one genomic window of Candidatus Berkiella cookevillensis:
- a CDS encoding glycerophosphodiester phosphodiesterase family protein: MRYSFSNLITSLVFSILTAVPLNSAAVDNYAHRGGAGLSPENTLEGIEKSLRLKIDVIDMDIGITQDNVIVLYHDTVLNPDITRNTKQEWLSQPGPALKHLSYRELQQYDVGKINPQSLYANELPAQQSANKPIPIPTLQQAIQLIQTSSKPVRLQIEIKTDPDPSKQSATPEQIVPTLITLLRKKGIEKNVEIHSFDWRNLILLQKLAPEITTSYLSADEILDHSNYVRWHAGNDIKALQQSYPALIKQLGGKIWCPHYQELTPDLLKEAHQLNLKVNVWTVDSPDDMLHMVEMGVDGIITNRPDLLAKLLSSNNKASS, encoded by the coding sequence ATGAGATACTCATTTTCTAACTTGATCACATCTCTTGTCTTTAGTATTTTAACGGCTGTTCCGCTCAACAGCGCTGCTGTAGATAATTATGCGCATCGCGGTGGTGCCGGATTATCGCCCGAAAATACGCTTGAAGGCATAGAAAAAAGTTTAAGGCTTAAGATTGATGTCATTGATATGGATATTGGTATAACACAAGACAATGTGATTGTTTTATATCACGATACTGTTCTCAACCCCGATATTACACGAAATACCAAGCAAGAATGGTTATCTCAACCTGGTCCAGCCCTTAAACATTTATCTTATCGTGAGCTACAACAATATGATGTTGGCAAAATAAATCCTCAAAGCCTTTATGCAAATGAGCTTCCAGCACAACAAAGTGCAAATAAACCCATACCCATCCCAACACTACAACAAGCTATACAACTCATTCAAACATCCTCAAAACCCGTACGCTTACAAATTGAAATCAAAACCGATCCTGATCCAAGCAAGCAAAGTGCAACACCCGAGCAGATTGTGCCTACACTCATCACGCTCTTAAGAAAAAAAGGCATAGAAAAAAATGTGGAAATACATTCTTTTGATTGGCGTAACCTTATTTTATTGCAAAAACTTGCACCAGAAATCACCACTTCTTACCTCTCAGCAGATGAAATACTCGACCACAGCAATTATGTACGCTGGCATGCAGGCAACGATATCAAAGCGTTACAGCAATCTTATCCTGCCCTTATTAAACAATTAGGCGGCAAAATCTGGTGTCCACACTATCAAGAACTCACGCCCGACCTACTCAAAGAAGCTCATCAACTAAATCTAAAAGTGAATGTTTGGACGGTAGATAGCCCGGATGATATGCTGCACATGGTTGAAATGGGTGTGGATGGCATTATTACGAACAGACCTGATCTCCTTGCGAAACTCTTGTCTTCCAATAATAAAGCGAGTAGTTAA
- a CDS encoding primosomal protein N', which translates to MNQRQTILKVALNTPLRKLFDYLPNTEIDCASLQVGMRVSVPFGKRTLVGVIMDIATHSTFDNAKLKTIIEVLDESALFPADLCHFFQKAAQYYHHPIGEVVHAGLPQSIKQGKRAKPTVVPTSSAFQTSDLALNPHQITAIDAIKKSLHQFTAFLLEGVTGSGKTEVYLATVLAALEAGQQALVLVPEISLTPQTFERFQQRFGNQVVSFHSQMTPAKRRDVFYQVQQQAVSIVVGTRSALFLPFKKLGLIVIDEEHDASFKQQEGFRYSARDLAVLRAKLLNIPVLLGSATPSFESLYNAQKAKYQQLYLPHRATDVAMPHIELLDIRHNKLNGGLSAQLLAKIQSTLANKGQVLLFINRRGYAPVYMCYDCGWFANCHRCETRLTYHLHKRQLICHHCERIVQIPSHCPDCNSSSLNTVGQGTEKIEESLSAQFADARIVRVDSDTTSKKDSLATFLKQAHDNEANILIGTQILAKGHHFPHLSLVAIIDADGGLFSTDFRAQERMAQLLIQVSGRAGRVHNAGKVVIQTFHPEHPFMQHITQQNYRSLANTLLQERMNATLPPYTHIALIRANHIEPNMPMTFLQQVQSYLSNALQNQSISIRGPIPSIIPKRQGRYHFQLLLQTDQRAILHQALGHSTSFLENMKIGKKVRWSLDVDPVEMI; encoded by the coding sequence GTGAATCAGAGGCAGACGATCCTTAAAGTTGCGTTAAATACGCCACTCCGAAAACTATTCGATTACCTACCTAACACTGAAATAGACTGTGCTTCCTTGCAAGTGGGCATGCGCGTTAGCGTGCCCTTTGGCAAAAGAACGCTTGTAGGCGTTATTATGGATATTGCCACACATTCCACCTTCGACAATGCTAAACTCAAAACCATCATTGAAGTCCTAGATGAATCAGCGTTGTTTCCAGCTGATCTCTGTCATTTTTTTCAAAAAGCCGCACAATACTACCATCATCCGATTGGCGAAGTGGTGCATGCTGGTCTTCCTCAAAGCATTAAGCAAGGGAAAAGAGCAAAACCAACGGTCGTACCTACATCAAGTGCTTTTCAAACTTCAGATCTAGCGCTGAACCCACATCAAATAACCGCCATCGATGCGATTAAAAAATCACTCCATCAATTTACAGCTTTTTTATTAGAAGGGGTAACAGGCAGTGGCAAAACAGAAGTTTATTTGGCCACTGTTTTAGCAGCGCTAGAAGCAGGTCAACAAGCATTGGTCTTGGTTCCAGAAATCTCATTAACGCCCCAAACCTTTGAGAGATTTCAACAGCGCTTTGGTAACCAAGTGGTGAGCTTCCACTCCCAAATGACGCCTGCTAAACGACGCGATGTGTTCTATCAGGTTCAGCAACAAGCAGTCTCTATTGTTGTGGGAACACGCTCTGCTCTATTCTTACCTTTTAAAAAATTGGGCTTGATTGTCATTGACGAAGAGCATGACGCCTCCTTTAAACAACAAGAAGGCTTTCGTTATTCTGCCAGAGATTTAGCCGTGCTTCGTGCAAAATTACTTAATATTCCTGTATTGCTCGGCTCTGCAACACCTTCATTTGAATCACTCTATAATGCTCAAAAAGCAAAGTATCAACAATTATACTTACCTCATCGCGCAACAGATGTGGCTATGCCACACATAGAATTACTAGATATAAGACACAATAAGCTCAACGGTGGATTATCCGCACAATTACTCGCTAAAATTCAAAGTACGCTCGCCAATAAAGGACAGGTATTATTATTTATCAACCGCCGTGGCTACGCACCTGTTTATATGTGTTATGACTGTGGCTGGTTTGCAAACTGCCATCGCTGCGAAACCAGACTTACCTACCATCTTCATAAGCGCCAATTGATTTGCCATCATTGCGAACGCATTGTACAAATCCCAAGCCACTGCCCTGACTGCAACAGCAGCAGCTTGAATACAGTCGGTCAAGGCACAGAGAAAATAGAAGAAAGCCTCAGCGCTCAATTCGCAGATGCCCGTATTGTGCGCGTGGATAGCGATACGACCTCTAAAAAAGATAGCTTGGCAACTTTTTTGAAACAAGCGCATGACAATGAGGCAAACATCTTGATTGGAACGCAGATCCTTGCCAAAGGCCACCACTTTCCACACTTATCATTGGTTGCAATCATCGATGCCGATGGTGGTTTGTTCAGCACAGACTTTAGGGCGCAAGAAAGAATGGCGCAATTACTCATACAAGTTTCTGGGCGAGCAGGCAGGGTACACAATGCTGGGAAAGTTGTGATTCAAACTTTCCACCCAGAACATCCTTTCATGCAACATATTACACAGCAAAATTATAGATCGCTGGCAAACACTTTATTACAAGAGCGCATGAATGCCACGCTTCCGCCTTATACACATATTGCCTTGATACGCGCCAACCATATAGAACCCAACATGCCAATGACATTTCTACAGCAGGTACAAAGCTACTTAAGCAATGCACTACAAAACCAAAGCATTAGCATAAGAGGGCCTATCCCCAGCATTATTCCTAAACGCCAAGGCCGCTATCATTTTCAATTATTATTACAAACGGATCAGCGTGCGATCTTGCATCAAGCCTTAGGTCATTCGACAAGCTTTCTAGAAAATATGAAAATAGGAAAAAAAGTTCGGTGGTCTTTGGATGTAGATCCGGTCGAAATGATTTAA
- a CDS encoding SPOR domain-containing protein, with translation MTRDYAKRKRTDYPTKSVSRTAKANWNTETNSFFSPFAWLMLGIVFGLLIASVAYWKLKTEDKQPAIASNATQTHKKNAANSTTAKKGAQASEAEKKNETTRFDFYTLLPNMNIEVADTPAEGAMPNMAEPAIKPNNPNELAVSEKKNATVASENSKLTPPVPAAVAASTPTTKPAVVASLPVATAETTNKGPFIIQVASFRKREQADTLKAKLALSGFESNIQSIKIGSGETWYRLYLGPFNNRLAAENTHQKLESEQKINGLVLKINV, from the coding sequence ATGACGAGAGATTATGCAAAAAGAAAACGCACTGATTACCCCACAAAATCAGTGTCCCGTACAGCAAAAGCAAATTGGAATACTGAGACAAATAGTTTTTTCTCTCCATTTGCGTGGCTAATGCTCGGCATTGTCTTCGGTTTATTAATTGCCAGTGTTGCCTACTGGAAACTAAAAACAGAAGATAAACAACCGGCTATCGCAAGCAACGCCACCCAAACCCATAAGAAAAATGCTGCCAATAGCACGACTGCCAAAAAAGGCGCCCAAGCCTCTGAGGCGGAAAAGAAAAACGAAACAACTCGCTTTGATTTTTATACTTTGTTGCCCAATATGAATATTGAGGTGGCTGACACTCCTGCCGAAGGCGCAATGCCGAATATGGCCGAGCCTGCTATTAAGCCAAACAACCCAAATGAGCTAGCAGTCTCAGAAAAGAAAAATGCTACTGTTGCAAGCGAAAATAGCAAACTCACACCTCCTGTACCGGCAGCAGTTGCGGCATCAACCCCCACAACAAAACCAGCGGTTGTTGCCTCTCTCCCTGTTGCAACAGCAGAAACAACAAACAAAGGTCCTTTTATTATTCAGGTGGCTTCCTTCAGAAAGCGTGAACAAGCTGATACACTCAAAGCAAAACTTGCATTGAGTGGTTTTGAATCCAACATTCAAAGCATCAAAATAGGCTCGGGAGAAACCTGGTATCGGCTTTATTTAGGCCCTTTCAATAATAGGCTTGCAGCTGAAAACACACATCAAAAGTTAGAATCTGAACAAAAAATAAATGGTTTGGTGCTTAAAATAAACGTATAA
- the hslV gene encoding ATP-dependent protease subunit HslV, whose translation MEQYRGTTIVSVRRGNQVALGGDGQVSMGNTILKGNAVKVRRLHNRNVIAGFAGGTADAFTLFERFEAKLDKHHGHLTRAAVELAKDWRTDKMLRRLEALLAVADKTASLIITGNGDVIEPENGLIAIGSGGPFAQSASIALFENTTLSARDIVEKSLDIAANICVYTNHHKTIEELTIE comes from the coding sequence TTGGAACAGTATCGAGGAACAACCATTGTCTCCGTGAGACGTGGCAACCAAGTCGCTCTAGGAGGTGACGGACAAGTCTCAATGGGCAATACAATTCTAAAAGGTAATGCAGTAAAAGTCAGACGATTACACAATAGAAATGTAATAGCAGGCTTTGCAGGTGGTACAGCAGATGCATTTACCTTGTTTGAAAGATTCGAAGCAAAATTAGATAAACATCATGGCCATTTGACACGTGCCGCAGTTGAATTAGCAAAAGATTGGCGAACCGATAAAATGCTACGCCGCTTAGAAGCTTTGCTTGCTGTTGCAGATAAAACCGCATCTTTAATTATTACCGGCAATGGTGACGTCATAGAACCCGAAAATGGACTGATTGCCATTGGCTCAGGTGGCCCTTTTGCACAATCTGCCTCTATTGCACTGTTTGAAAACACCACACTCAGCGCCAGAGACATTGTAGAGAAATCTTTGGACATTGCTGCAAATATCTGCGTCTATACAAATCATCATAAAACGATTGAAGAATTAACCATCGAATAA
- the hslU gene encoding ATP-dependent protease ATPase subunit HslU, which translates to MTTSVMTPREIVHELNKHIIGQTAAKRAVAIALRNRYRRMRVSDDLRNEITPKNILMIGPTGVGKTEIARRLAKLAKAPFIKVEATKFTEVGYVGRDVESIIRDLADISYKLTKEEALSKVRERADIFAEDRVLDTLVPKPGFQFAPNEEQIADKSPARESFRQKLRQGTLDDQEIEIEIELPAMGVEIMAPPGMEEMTSQLQSMFQNMSSNNRTKKRKMKVKDAMKILREEEAFKLVNDEDIKAQSVEKVEQHGIVFLDEIDKVTQRSEHSGGADVSREGVQRDLLPLVEGCTVSTKHGMIKTDHILFIASGAFHLAKPSDLIPELQGRLPIRVELEALTAADFVRILTEPDASLTLQYKALLGTEGIQIEFREDSIKRIAEMAWQINENTENIGARRLHTVMEKLLEALSFDASELGNETVIIDAAYVDKQLANIVQDQDLSRFIL; encoded by the coding sequence ATGACAACCTCGGTGATGACACCAAGAGAAATCGTTCACGAATTAAATAAACATATTATTGGCCAAACAGCGGCAAAGCGCGCTGTTGCTATTGCTTTACGCAATCGCTATCGCAGAATGCGCGTCAGTGACGATTTACGCAACGAAATCACACCTAAAAACATCTTAATGATTGGCCCTACAGGTGTGGGCAAAACGGAAATTGCTAGACGATTAGCCAAACTTGCCAAAGCACCTTTTATTAAAGTTGAAGCCACTAAATTTACCGAAGTCGGCTATGTGGGTAGAGATGTAGAATCCATTATTCGTGATCTCGCAGATATCTCTTACAAATTAACCAAAGAAGAAGCACTTTCCAAGGTAAGAGAAAGAGCAGACATTTTTGCAGAAGATCGTGTATTAGACACATTAGTACCAAAACCTGGCTTCCAATTTGCACCCAATGAAGAGCAAATCGCAGATAAAAGCCCAGCACGTGAGTCTTTTCGACAGAAATTACGTCAAGGCACTTTAGACGATCAAGAAATAGAAATCGAAATTGAATTACCAGCAATGGGTGTTGAAATCATGGCACCGCCTGGTATGGAAGAAATGACCAGCCAATTGCAAAGCATGTTCCAAAACATGTCTTCTAATAATCGCACTAAAAAGCGAAAAATGAAGGTCAAAGACGCAATGAAAATTTTGCGTGAAGAAGAAGCCTTTAAATTGGTCAATGATGAAGATATCAAAGCACAATCTGTTGAAAAAGTAGAGCAACATGGTATTGTATTTTTAGATGAGATCGATAAGGTCACACAAAGAAGTGAACACAGTGGCGGTGCCGATGTATCCAGAGAAGGAGTACAACGTGACCTTCTACCCCTTGTCGAAGGCTGCACAGTCTCCACCAAACATGGCATGATCAAAACTGATCATATCTTATTCATTGCATCGGGTGCTTTTCATTTAGCCAAACCCTCTGATCTCATTCCCGAATTACAAGGCCGATTACCCATTCGCGTTGAATTAGAAGCACTCACAGCCGCTGATTTCGTGCGTATATTAACAGAACCAGATGCTTCTTTGACTTTACAATATAAAGCACTACTCGGTACAGAAGGCATTCAAATCGAATTCAGAGAAGACAGTATCAAACGTATTGCAGAAATGGCATGGCAAATCAATGAAAACACAGAAAACATTGGCGCAAGACGTCTGCATACCGTGATGGAAAAATTACTCGAAGCGCTCTCTTTTGATGCTTCTGAACTAGGCAATGAAACGGTGATCATTGATGCAGCTTATGTTGACAAACAACTCGCCAATATCGTGCAAGATCAAGATTTAAGCCGTTTTATTCTCTA